In one Chitinophaga sancti genomic region, the following are encoded:
- a CDS encoding enoyl-CoA hydratase/isomerase family protein, producing MKKVVYSFSETSFANYSEMTYEHILYDVSGRVATLTLYRPEKRNALNAAMVTELQAALDVAAKEPAVKVIVLKGAGEAFCAGADLESLQQLQKNTREENLADSRALMALMKKIYYHDKIIIAQVEGHAIAGGCGLVTLCDLSYAVPEAKLGYTEVKIGFIPALVSIFLVRKIGEGRARELLLTGRLITATEAATYGLINQVVPAGEIGAHVNKVAADLCNNASGNSLKVTKRLITRVYDLPLDEALEHAAAENAVTREHADCQRGIQAFLDRQKLTW from the coding sequence TTGAAGAAAGTAGTATATTCATTCAGCGAAACCAGCTTCGCAAATTACAGCGAAATGACTTACGAACATATCCTATATGATGTATCAGGTCGTGTGGCTACTCTCACACTCTACCGGCCGGAAAAGCGCAATGCGTTGAATGCGGCAATGGTAACAGAATTGCAGGCAGCATTGGATGTAGCAGCAAAAGAACCCGCTGTAAAAGTGATCGTATTAAAAGGGGCCGGAGAGGCGTTTTGCGCTGGTGCGGACCTGGAATCCCTGCAACAATTACAAAAAAATACTAGAGAAGAAAATCTTGCCGATTCCCGTGCATTAATGGCACTGATGAAGAAGATCTATTACCATGACAAGATCATCATTGCCCAGGTAGAAGGGCATGCAATAGCGGGTGGTTGTGGCCTGGTAACGCTTTGCGACCTGAGTTACGCCGTACCTGAAGCAAAACTGGGCTATACAGAAGTAAAGATCGGTTTTATCCCGGCTTTGGTATCAATATTCCTTGTCAGGAAAATAGGGGAGGGAAGGGCCCGGGAACTGCTTTTAACGGGCAGGTTGATTACCGCAACAGAGGCGGCTACCTATGGACTGATTAACCAGGTAGTGCCGGCCGGAGAGATAGGTGCTCATGTCAATAAAGTAGCAGCTGATCTATGTAACAATGCTTCCGGCAATTCGTTAAAAGTGACGAAGCGGTTAATAACCCGGGTGTACGACCTGCCACTTGATGAAGCCCTGGAACATGCTGCCGCAGAAAACGCTGTAACCCGCGAACATGCTGATTGTCAGCGGGGTATCCAGGCGTTCCTGGACAGGCAGAAATTGACATGGTAA
- a CDS encoding DUF4412 domain-containing protein — translation MQKALFTFLLFVVVTTNQSYAQRLVSDAKIVYNMQSTGQSATDPGLPAGTLTQYMKGHQSRVDIDFTEVHICYLVNSKEETVVTLINSHGDKYLTRAGKEEYEKELKLYSTAQFKDLAETKKIAGYNCQKATAKLADGTTFDVYYTTELVPENKQYNRRFVNLKGIPLQFEILNKNGGKMTMEAVSVDLNAVPGSYFDVPKVGYKEISREELAKMGS, via the coding sequence ATGCAAAAAGCTCTTTTCACGTTTTTGTTATTCGTGGTGGTCACCACCAACCAGTCGTATGCTCAACGACTGGTGTCCGATGCAAAAATTGTTTACAACATGCAGTCAACCGGTCAGTCGGCCACAGACCCCGGTTTACCGGCAGGTACCCTCACCCAGTACATGAAAGGCCATCAGAGCCGTGTTGATATTGATTTCACAGAAGTACATATTTGCTACCTGGTAAATAGCAAGGAAGAAACCGTGGTTACCCTGATTAACAGTCATGGAGATAAATACCTGACCCGGGCGGGCAAAGAAGAATATGAGAAGGAATTGAAATTGTATTCCACTGCACAATTCAAGGACCTGGCTGAAACGAAGAAGATAGCCGGGTATAATTGCCAGAAAGCCACGGCAAAGTTGGCGGATGGTACTACTTTCGATGTGTATTATACGACAGAGCTGGTGCCGGAAAATAAGCAGTATAACAGGCGGTTTGTGAATCTGAAAGGGATACCATTGCAGTTTGAGATATTGAATAAGAATGGAGGGAAGATGACGATGGAAGCAGTGTCAGTAGATTTGAATGCGGTGCCGGGGTCTTATTTTGATGTGCCAAAGGTGGGGTATAAAGAAATTAGCAGGGAAGAACTGGCGAAGATGGGTAGTTAA